One part of the bacterium genome encodes these proteins:
- a CDS encoding UDP-2,3-diacylglucosamine diphosphatase produces the protein MTEKTFFISDSHLASPSDSDEKNKYARLNSFFKMVAAHKACLYILGDYFDFFYEYRTVIPKQCVHGLFLLQKLREAGVVIHYLTGNHDHWMDNFLKDEMDIHVYHQPLSIELGSKKILLLHGDGLSELDRSYRWMRRVLRHPVNRFFFRLLHPDAGIALANRLSHASKQQDKNYEKYVNDRSFFNYIEKKFSEGFDAVLMGHHHLPKEEIMHDKVYINLGDWVRHSSYAEWNDGHLSLKHWVLQ, from the coding sequence TGATTCGGATGAGAAAAACAAATACGCACGTTTGAATTCGTTTTTTAAGATGGTTGCTGCCCATAAGGCTTGCCTTTACATCCTTGGTGATTATTTTGATTTTTTCTATGAATACCGCACCGTTATTCCAAAGCAATGTGTACACGGTTTATTTCTCCTGCAAAAATTAAGGGAAGCCGGTGTCGTCATTCACTATCTTACCGGAAATCATGATCACTGGATGGACAATTTTTTAAAAGATGAGATGGACATTCATGTCTATCACCAACCGTTATCTATCGAACTGGGATCTAAAAAAATTTTGTTACTCCACGGCGATGGCCTTTCAGAATTAGATCGTTCTTACCGATGGATGCGCCGCGTGTTACGACATCCTGTTAATCGCTTCTTCTTCCGTTTACTTCATCCCGATGCGGGGATTGCTCTGGCCAATCGCCTTTCCCATGCGAGTAAACAGCAGGATAAAAATTATGAAAAATACGTCAACGACCGGAGTTTCTTCAATTACATTGAAAAAAAATTTTCAGAAGGATTTGACGCCGTGTTAATGGGACATCATCATTTGCCCAAAGAAGAAATAATGCACGATAAAGTTTATATCAATCTGGGTGACTGGGTTCGTCACAGCAGTTATGCTGAATGGAACGACGGGCATTTGTCGCTCAAACATTGGGTACTACAGTGA